Proteins from a single region of Budorcas taxicolor isolate Tak-1 chromosome 11, Takin1.1, whole genome shotgun sequence:
- the LOC128056654 gene encoding olfactory receptor 1G1-like yields MKPGNHTFSVSEFLLLGLSEHQEQQPLLFGIFLSMYLITVVGNIAISLAIVSDPHLHTPMYFFLAHFSLTDLGLSSTTVPRMLVNIQGHRHTIPYAGCLSQIYFFLWFIGLDVFLLAVMAYDRLVAICHPLHYTLVMSPRCCILLVVMSLILAQAYSLTHTLLLAQISFCTDNIIPHFFCELLPLLKLSCSDTYANRCVLTYWGGALTILVPLLIVISYVRIVAAIVHIPSASGKWKAFSTCSSHLSAICLFYVSAIGVYFIPSSADSASKDRIAAVMYAVVTPMLNPFIYSLRNRDMKSALKRLLSRRALQSP; encoded by the coding sequence ATGAAACCAGGAAACCACACATTCAGTGTCTCTGAATTCCTCCTCCTGGGCCTGTCTGAGCACCAGGAACAGCAGCCTCTTCTCTTTGGCATCTTCCTGAGCATGTACCTGATCACCGTGGTGGGGAACATCGCCATCAGCCTGGCCATTGTCTCTGACCctcacctccacacccccatgtacttcttcctggcCCACTTCTCCCTCACTGACCTGGGTTTATCATCCACCACTGTCCCCAGGATGTTGGTGAACATCCAGGGTCACAGGCATACCATCCCCTATGCTGGATGCCTGTCTCAGATCTACTTCTTCCTGTGGTTCATTGGTCTAGATGTTTTCCTCCTGGCAGTGATGGCATATGACCGGCTGGTAGCCATCTGCCACCCTCTTCACTACACCTTGGTCATGAGTCCCAGATGCTGTATCCTGCTGGTAGTCATGTCCCTAATCCTTGCTCAGGCTTACTCTCTAACCCACACCCTTCTCCTGGCTCAGATATCCTTCTGCACTGACAACATCATCCCCCATTTCTTTTGTGAACTTCTCCCCCTGTTGAAGCTCTCTTGTTCTGATACTTATGCCAACAGGTGTGTGTTGACATACTGGGGAGGGGCATTAACCATCTTGGTCCCCTTGCTGATTGTCATTTCCTATGTCCGCATTGTGGCTGCCATAGTGCACATCCCATCAGCGAGTGGGAAGTGgaaagccttctccacctgcagCTCCCACCTTTCAGCAATTTGCTTGTTCTACGTGTCTGCTATTGGGGTGTACTTCATTCCCTCCTCTGCGGATTCAGCCAGCAAGGACAGGATTGCAGCGGTGATGTATGCCGTGGTGACTCCCATGCTGAACCCATTCATCTACAGCCTGAGAAACAGAGACATGAAGAGTGCCTTGAAGAGACTCCTGAGCAGAAGGGCACTGCAATCTCCATGA
- the LOC128056469 gene encoding olfactory receptor 1J4-like — MRKENQSSVSEFLLLGLPIRPEQQGMFFALFLGVYLTTVLGNLLIILLIRLDPRLHTPMYFFLSHLALTDISFSSVTVPKMLINMQTQDQSIPYAGCITQMYFFIFFTDLDNFLLTSMAYDRYVAICHPLHYSTVMGQGLCTLLVTVSWILSCANALCHTLLLTQLMKREENSSVSEFLLLGLPIWPEQQGMFFALFLGMYLTTVLGNLLIILLIRLDARLHTPMYFFLSHLALTDVSFSSVTIPKMLINMQIQDQSIPYAGCVTQMYFFLFFTDLDDFLLTSMAYDRYVAICHPLHYSTVMGQALCTLLVTVSWILSCANALCHTLLLTQLSFCADHSIPHFFCDLDALLKLSCSDTSLNELAIFTAGVVVIILPLICILTSYGCIGATILKVPSTKGICKALSTCGSHLSVVSFYYGAIIGLYFFPSSSTSRDKSTVASVMYTVVTPLLNPFIYSLRNRDMKGALERLLHRAKVLSQ; from the exons ATGAGGAAGGAGAACCAGAGCAGCGTGTCCGAGttcctcctcctggggctccCCATCCGGCCAGAGCAGCAGGGCATGTTCTTTGCCCTGTTCCTGGGCGTGTACCTGACCACAGTTCTGGGCAACCTACTCATCATCCTGCTCATCAGGCTGGACCCTCgtctccacacccccatgtacttcttcctcagccACTTGGCCCTCACTGATATCTCCTTTTCATCTGTCACTGTCCCTAAAATGCTGATAAACATGCAGACTCAGGATCAATCCATCCCCTATGCAGGATGCATAACACAgatgtattttttcatattttttaccgATTTGGACAATTTCCTGCTCACCTCAATGGCCTATGATCGGtatgtggccatctgccaccCTCTCCACTACAGCACCGTCATGGGACAGGGGCTGTGCACCTTACTAGTAACTGTGTCCTGGATTCTCTCCTGTGCCAATGCCCTGTGTCACACCCTCCTCCTGACCCAGCT CATGAAGAGGGAGGAAAATAGCAGCGTGTCTGAATTCCTCCTCCTGGGACTCCCCATCTGGCCAGAGCAACAGGGCATGTTCTTTGCCCTGTTCCTGGGCATGTACCTGACCACGGTTCTGGGCAACCTGCTCATCATCCTGCTCATCAGGCTGGACGCtcgcctccacacccccatgtacttcttcctcagccACTTGGCCCTCACTGAcgtctccttttcctctgtcACCATCCCTAAAATGCTGATAAACATGCAGATTCAGGATCAATCCATCCCCTATGCAGGCTGCGTAACACAgatgtatttcttcctcttttttactGATCTGGATGATTTCCTGCTCACCTCAATGGCCTATGATCGGtatgtggccatctgccaccCTCTCCACTACAGCACCGTCATGGGACAGGCGCTGTGCACCTTACTAGTAACTGTGTCCTGGATTCTCTCCTGTGCCAATGCCCTGTGTCACACCCTCCTTCTGACCCAGCTGTCATTTTGTGCTGACCACAGCATCCCCCATTTCTTCTGTGACCTTGATGCCCTGCTGAAGCTCTCCTGCTCAGACACATCCCTCAATGAGCTGGCCATTTTCACAGCAGGAGTGGTCGTCATCATCCTTCCATTAATATGTATCCTGACCTCTTATGGATGCATTGGGGCCACCATCCTGAAGGTCCCCTCCACCAAGGGGATCTGCAAAGCGTTGTCCACATGTGGCTCCCACCTCTCTGTAGTGTCTTTTTATTATGGAGCAATTATTGGACtgtattttttcccctcatcCAGCACCTCCAGGGACAAGAGCACCGTTGCCTCTGTGATGTACACAGTGGTCACTCCACTGCTGAATCCCTTCATTTATAGCCTAAGGAACAGGGACATGAAGGGGGCCCTGGAGAGACTCTTGCACAGGGCAAAAGTCTTGTCTCAATGA